A stretch of the Salvelinus fontinalis isolate EN_2023a chromosome 22, ASM2944872v1, whole genome shotgun sequence genome encodes the following:
- the LOC129820173 gene encoding chromatin accessibility complex protein 1-like: protein MSGDNAEDKVNHASNSKGISLPMTRVKLIMKSSPDVSSINQEALLITTKATELFVQYLALSSFNNGAGKDNKTLLYSDLANTVEGTETFQFLTDILPKKIFARDYLKLIEENPIEEADN from the exons ATGTCTGGAGACAACGCGGAAGACAAAGTTAATCATGCATCTAACAGCAAAGGCATCTCTCTTCCAATGACTCGCGTGAAACTGATCATGAAAAGTTCTCCCGACGTCTCAAGCATCAACCAAGAGGCTCTTCTCATCACCACCAAAGCAACA GAACTGTTCGTTCAGTACTTGGCTCTGTCCTCGTTCAACAATGGAGCAGGGAAAGACAATAAGACACTCTTGTACAGTGATCTGGCCAATACTGTTGAGGGAACAGAGACTTTTCAGTTTCTCACAG ATATCCTACCAAAGAAGATCTTCGCTCGAGATTACCTGAAGCTCATAGAGGAAAATCCAATTGAGGAAGCAGACAATTGA
- the si:ch211-57n23.1 gene encoding uncharacterized protein si:ch211-57n23.1, whose protein sequence is MKWLHDGTTSWAWLCLSCCLLSAWCLVGAEVGPTPNPESGEPMQGDWEWGSGSFNLQDLLHSFPADSPFVTEIPGNPVNCSQRFWLPSASPVCWDDIAGPEEFEQSRLLVLQNRAALQAVSLASEVVVEGGTSASFKQQALEDLQVVRADYLNVTETTETMQKVFLTLEEKRKEGTEHWTFSSIKEHIAKTKDSINGKDNVAALLEKQFSSLEKSLHIMQLRLDKLMAQ, encoded by the exons ATGAAGTGGCTCCACGATGGAACAACTAGCTGGGCTTGGCTCTGCCTCTCCTGCTGCCTCCTGAGTGCCTGGTGCCTGGTGGGGGCGGAGGTGGGACCCACGCCCAACCCAGAGTCAGGGGAGCCCATGCAGGGAGATTGGGAGTGGGGCTCCGGTTCCTTCAACCTCCAGGATCTACTCCACAGCTTCCCCGCCGACAGCCCTTTTGTGACAGAGATTCCGGGGAACCCTGTCAACTGCTCCCAGCGCTTCTGGCTGCCCTCGGCCTCCCCAGTCTGCTGGGACGACATTGCCGGGCCGGAGGAGTTTGAGCAGTCTCGTCTGCTGGTGCTCCAGAATAGGGCGGCCCTGCAGGCGGTGTCCCTGGCCAGCGAGGTGGTGGTAGAAGGGGGAACTTCAGCCTCGTTTAAACAGCAGGCCTTGGAGGACTTGCAGGTGGTGAGGGCGGACTACCTGAACGTGACAGAGACGACGGAGACCATGCAGAAGGTGTTCCTCAcactggaggagaagaggaaggaggggaCGGAGCACTGGACCTTCTCAAG TATAAAGGAGCACATTGCCAAAACGAAGGACTCCATCAACGGAAAAGACAACGTGGCAGCCCTTCTAGAGAAACAGTTCTCCAGCCTAGAGAAGTCTTTACACATCATGCAACTCCGACTTGACAAACTAATGGCACAGTGA